One Dunckerocampus dactyliophorus isolate RoL2022-P2 chromosome 18, RoL_Ddac_1.1, whole genome shotgun sequence genomic region harbors:
- the pde4a gene encoding cAMP-specific 3',5'-cyclic phosphodiesterase 4D isoform X5, producing MGVVEAIDPTPSPCPSPVPGGYRLPRSSSYSPLQGRAGAELDLGEAAGGVLEAGGTTAQRRTPLVDLFCETCSRPWLIGWWDQFKRMLNRELSHLSEMSRSGNQVSEYISTTFLDKQNEVEIPSPTLREREKPMCHISGVRKLTHSSSLSNSTLPRFGVKTEHEDALARELNDLNKWGLNIFRVAEFSNNRPLSCMMFAIFQERDLLKTFRIPVDTFVTYVMTLEDHYHANVAYHNSLHAADVTQSTHVLLSTPALDAVFTDLEILAALFAAAIHDVDHPGVSNQFLINTNSELALMYNDESVLENHHLAVGFKLLHEDNCDIFQNLSKRQRQSLRKLVIDMVLATDMSKHMSLLADLKTMVETKKVTSSGVLLLDHYTDRIQVLRNMVHCADLSNPTKPLAVYRQWTERIMEEFFRQGDKERERGMEISPMCDKHTASVEKSQVGFIDYIVHPLWETWGDLVHPDAQDILDTLEDNRDWYQSTIPQSPSPPPVGQDKELNACTDKFQFELTLDDGSRAEQEDEGDAAACPNHMEQDHSRGEEGGKEDDEEDVLAEEEEEEEEEDIIEEEDEEVAMEEEEQEEELKGEESKKERLSDTSPVEEEEDSSSQAEDT from the exons ATGGGTGTGGTGGAAGCCATTGACCCGACACCGTCTCCCTGCCCCTCACCCGTGCCGGGGGGCTACCGGCTGCCCCGCTCCTCCAGCTACAGCCCCCTGCAGGGGAGGGCAGGGGCAGAGCTGGACCTCGGCGAGGCGGCCGGAGGGGTCCTGGAGGCGGGTGGGACGACAGCGCAGCGCAGGACCCCCCTTGTGGACCTGTTCTGCGAGACCTGCTCCAGGCCCTGGCTCATCGGCTGGTGGGACCAG TTCAAGAGGATGCTGAACAGAGAGCTGTCCCATTTGTCAGAGATGAGTCGCTCAGGGAACCAGGTGTCAGAATACATCTCCACTACCTTTCTGG ATAAGCAGAACGAGGTGGAGATCCCATCCCCAACCTTGAGGGAGCGGGAGAAGCCCATGTGTCACATCAGCGGCGTGCGGAAGCTCACGCACAGCTCCAGCCTTTCCAACTCCACCTTGCCTCGCTTTGGCGTCAAGACCGAGCACGAGGACGCGTTAGCTAGA GAGCTGAATGACTTGAACAAGTGGGGCCTTAATATATTTCGTGTGGCAGAGTTCTCCAACAACCGTCCGCTGAGCTGCATGATGTTTGCCATCTTCCAG GAGCGAGATCTGCTGAAGACCTTTCGGATCCCGGTAGATACGTTCGTCACCTATGTGATGACGCTGGAGGACCATTACCATGCCAACGTGGCCTACCACAACAGCCTCCACGCTGCAGATGTCACTCAGTCCACACACGTACTGCTGTCCACGCCGGCTCTAGAT GCTGTGTTCACTGATCTAGAGATTTTGGCCGCGTTGTTTGCTGCTGCCATTCATGATGTGGACCATCCAGGAGTGTCCAACCAGTTCCTCATAAATACCA ACTCCGAACTTGCCCTGATGTACAACGACGAGTCGGTCCTGGAGAACCACCACCTGGCTGTGGGCTTCAAGCTGCTTCACGAGGACAACTGCGACATCTTTCAGAACCTCAGCAAGAGGCAGAGACAAAGCCTGAGGAAACTGGTCATCGACATG GTTCTGGCGACAGACATGTCCAAACACATGAGCTTGCTGGCAGACCTCAAGACCATGGTGGAGACCAAGAAGGTGACCAGCTCGGGTGTTCTACTGTTGGACCACTACACGGATCGGATACAG gtgctgAGGAACATGGTGCACTGTGCGGACCTGAGCAACCCCACAAAGCCTCTGGCCGTGTACCGACAGTGGACGGAGAGAATCATGGAGGAGTTCTTCAGGCAAGGAGACAAGGAGAGGGAGCGAGGGATGGAGATCAGCCCcatgtgtgacaaacacaccGCTTCTGTGGAAAAGAGTCAG GTGGGCTTCATCGACTACATCGTCCATCCTCTGTGGGAGACTTGGGGGGACCTGGTGCATCCCGATGCCCAGGACATCCTGGACACCCTGGAGGACAACAGGGACTGGTACCAGAGCACCATCCCGCAGAGCCCGTCACCTCCTCCCGTGGGCCAGGACAAGGAGCTCAACGCCTGCACGGACAAGTTTCAGTTCGAGCTCACCCTCGACGACGGCTCCCGGGCCGAGCAGGAGGACGAGGGCGACGCCGCGGCGTGCCCCAACCACATGGAGCAGGACCACAGCCGAGGCGAGGAGGGCGGCAaggaggatgacgaggaggacgtcctggcggaggaggaggaggaggaggaggaggaggacatcatcgaggaggaggacgaggaagtggccatggaggaggaggagcaggaggaggagcttAAAGGCGAGGAATCGAAAAAGGAGAGACTTTCTGACACGAGTCCtgtagaagaagaggaggattcTTCTTCACAAGCTGAAGATACATGA
- the pde4a gene encoding cAMP-specific 3',5'-cyclic phosphodiesterase 4B isoform X2, whose protein sequence is MTQRKLTRQLTLWDSPEGPPPPLPPASSLVSPGSPGDQPRGHGGSALFRRLKLNRSIQERRRSSQCYCSFDSENGPSPGRSPMDSQASPGLVLHPSFPQSQRRESFLYRSDSDYDTSPKTMSRNSSINSEGHAEDMIVTPFAQVLASLRTVRSNFTILANVTTPTNKRSPVTSQPTVPQATLSDETYQQMARETLEELDWCLDQLETIQTHRSVSEMASNKFKRMLNRELSHLSEMSRSGNQVSEYISTTFLDKQNEVEIPSPTLREREKPMCHISGVRKLTHSSSLSNSTLPRFGVKTEHEDALARELNDLNKWGLNIFRVAEFSNNRPLSCMMFAIFQERDLLKTFRIPVDTFVTYVMTLEDHYHANVAYHNSLHAADVTQSTHVLLSTPALDAVFTDLEILAALFAAAIHDVDHPGVSNQFLINTNSELALMYNDESVLENHHLAVGFKLLHEDNCDIFQNLSKRQRQSLRKLVIDMVLATDMSKHMSLLADLKTMVETKKVTSSGVLLLDHYTDRIQVLRNMVHCADLSNPTKPLAVYRQWTERIMEEFFRQGDKERERGMEISPMCDKHTASVEKSQVGFIDYIVHPLWETWGDLVHPDAQDILDTLEDNRDWYQSTIPQSPSPPPVGQDKELNACTDKFQFELTLDDGSRAEQEDEGDAAACPNHMEQDHSRGEEGGKEDDEEDVLAEEEEEEEEEDIIEEEDEEVAMEEEEQEEELKGEESKKERLSDTSPVEEEEDSSSQAEDT, encoded by the exons CTTCGATTCGGAGAATGGCCCCTCACCAGGCCGCAGCCCCATGGATTCGCAGGCGAGTCCTGGGTTGGTGCTCCACCCTTCGTTCCCCCAGAGCCAGCGCAGGGAGTCCTTCCTGTACCGCTCCGACTCAGACTACGACACGTCCCCCAAGACCATGTCACGTAATTCCTCCATCAACAGTGAGGG GCATGCTGAAGACATGATCGTCACCCCTTTCGCTCAG GTGTTGGCCAGCCTCCGAACTGTAAGAAGCAACTTCACCATCCTCGCCAATGTCACAACCCCCACTAACAA GAGGTCACCCGTGACAAGTCAGCCCACTGTTCCCCAAGCTACCCTCTCTG ATGAGACATACCAGCAGATGGCTCGGGAGACTCTGGAGGAGCTGGACTGGTGTCTGGACCAGCTGGAGACCATCCAGACCCACCGCTCCGTCAGCGAGATGGCCTCCAACAAG TTCAAGAGGATGCTGAACAGAGAGCTGTCCCATTTGTCAGAGATGAGTCGCTCAGGGAACCAGGTGTCAGAATACATCTCCACTACCTTTCTGG ATAAGCAGAACGAGGTGGAGATCCCATCCCCAACCTTGAGGGAGCGGGAGAAGCCCATGTGTCACATCAGCGGCGTGCGGAAGCTCACGCACAGCTCCAGCCTTTCCAACTCCACCTTGCCTCGCTTTGGCGTCAAGACCGAGCACGAGGACGCGTTAGCTAGA GAGCTGAATGACTTGAACAAGTGGGGCCTTAATATATTTCGTGTGGCAGAGTTCTCCAACAACCGTCCGCTGAGCTGCATGATGTTTGCCATCTTCCAG GAGCGAGATCTGCTGAAGACCTTTCGGATCCCGGTAGATACGTTCGTCACCTATGTGATGACGCTGGAGGACCATTACCATGCCAACGTGGCCTACCACAACAGCCTCCACGCTGCAGATGTCACTCAGTCCACACACGTACTGCTGTCCACGCCGGCTCTAGAT GCTGTGTTCACTGATCTAGAGATTTTGGCCGCGTTGTTTGCTGCTGCCATTCATGATGTGGACCATCCAGGAGTGTCCAACCAGTTCCTCATAAATACCA ACTCCGAACTTGCCCTGATGTACAACGACGAGTCGGTCCTGGAGAACCACCACCTGGCTGTGGGCTTCAAGCTGCTTCACGAGGACAACTGCGACATCTTTCAGAACCTCAGCAAGAGGCAGAGACAAAGCCTGAGGAAACTGGTCATCGACATG GTTCTGGCGACAGACATGTCCAAACACATGAGCTTGCTGGCAGACCTCAAGACCATGGTGGAGACCAAGAAGGTGACCAGCTCGGGTGTTCTACTGTTGGACCACTACACGGATCGGATACAG gtgctgAGGAACATGGTGCACTGTGCGGACCTGAGCAACCCCACAAAGCCTCTGGCCGTGTACCGACAGTGGACGGAGAGAATCATGGAGGAGTTCTTCAGGCAAGGAGACAAGGAGAGGGAGCGAGGGATGGAGATCAGCCCcatgtgtgacaaacacaccGCTTCTGTGGAAAAGAGTCAG GTGGGCTTCATCGACTACATCGTCCATCCTCTGTGGGAGACTTGGGGGGACCTGGTGCATCCCGATGCCCAGGACATCCTGGACACCCTGGAGGACAACAGGGACTGGTACCAGAGCACCATCCCGCAGAGCCCGTCACCTCCTCCCGTGGGCCAGGACAAGGAGCTCAACGCCTGCACGGACAAGTTTCAGTTCGAGCTCACCCTCGACGACGGCTCCCGGGCCGAGCAGGAGGACGAGGGCGACGCCGCGGCGTGCCCCAACCACATGGAGCAGGACCACAGCCGAGGCGAGGAGGGCGGCAaggaggatgacgaggaggacgtcctggcggaggaggaggaggaggaggaggaggaggacatcatcgaggaggaggacgaggaagtggccatggaggaggaggagcaggaggaggagcttAAAGGCGAGGAATCGAAAAAGGAGAGACTTTCTGACACGAGTCCtgtagaagaagaggaggattcTTCTTCACAAGCTGAAGATACATGA
- the pde4a gene encoding cAMP-specific 3',5'-cyclic phosphodiesterase 4D isoform X4, whose product MIVTPFAQVLASLRTVRSNFTILANVTTPTNKRSPVTSQPTVPQATLSDETYQQMARETLEELDWCLDQLETIQTHRSVSEMASNKFKRMLNRELSHLSEMSRSGNQVSEYISTTFLDKQNEVEIPSPTLREREKPMCHISGVRKLTHSSSLSNSTLPRFGVKTEHEDALARELNDLNKWGLNIFRVAEFSNNRPLSCMMFAIFQERDLLKTFRIPVDTFVTYVMTLEDHYHANVAYHNSLHAADVTQSTHVLLSTPALDAVFTDLEILAALFAAAIHDVDHPGVSNQFLINTNSELALMYNDESVLENHHLAVGFKLLHEDNCDIFQNLSKRQRQSLRKLVIDMVLATDMSKHMSLLADLKTMVETKKVTSSGVLLLDHYTDRIQVLRNMVHCADLSNPTKPLAVYRQWTERIMEEFFRQGDKERERGMEISPMCDKHTASVEKSQVGFIDYIVHPLWETWGDLVHPDAQDILDTLEDNRDWYQSTIPQSPSPPPVGQDKELNACTDKFQFELTLDDGSRAEQEDEGDAAACPNHMEQDHSRGEEGGKEDDEEDVLAEEEEEEEEEDIIEEEDEEVAMEEEEQEEELKGEESKKERLSDTSPVEEEEDSSSQAEDT is encoded by the exons ATGATCGTCACCCCTTTCGCTCAG GTGTTGGCCAGCCTCCGAACTGTAAGAAGCAACTTCACCATCCTCGCCAATGTCACAACCCCCACTAACAA GAGGTCACCCGTGACAAGTCAGCCCACTGTTCCCCAAGCTACCCTCTCTG ATGAGACATACCAGCAGATGGCTCGGGAGACTCTGGAGGAGCTGGACTGGTGTCTGGACCAGCTGGAGACCATCCAGACCCACCGCTCCGTCAGCGAGATGGCCTCCAACAAG TTCAAGAGGATGCTGAACAGAGAGCTGTCCCATTTGTCAGAGATGAGTCGCTCAGGGAACCAGGTGTCAGAATACATCTCCACTACCTTTCTGG ATAAGCAGAACGAGGTGGAGATCCCATCCCCAACCTTGAGGGAGCGGGAGAAGCCCATGTGTCACATCAGCGGCGTGCGGAAGCTCACGCACAGCTCCAGCCTTTCCAACTCCACCTTGCCTCGCTTTGGCGTCAAGACCGAGCACGAGGACGCGTTAGCTAGA GAGCTGAATGACTTGAACAAGTGGGGCCTTAATATATTTCGTGTGGCAGAGTTCTCCAACAACCGTCCGCTGAGCTGCATGATGTTTGCCATCTTCCAG GAGCGAGATCTGCTGAAGACCTTTCGGATCCCGGTAGATACGTTCGTCACCTATGTGATGACGCTGGAGGACCATTACCATGCCAACGTGGCCTACCACAACAGCCTCCACGCTGCAGATGTCACTCAGTCCACACACGTACTGCTGTCCACGCCGGCTCTAGAT GCTGTGTTCACTGATCTAGAGATTTTGGCCGCGTTGTTTGCTGCTGCCATTCATGATGTGGACCATCCAGGAGTGTCCAACCAGTTCCTCATAAATACCA ACTCCGAACTTGCCCTGATGTACAACGACGAGTCGGTCCTGGAGAACCACCACCTGGCTGTGGGCTTCAAGCTGCTTCACGAGGACAACTGCGACATCTTTCAGAACCTCAGCAAGAGGCAGAGACAAAGCCTGAGGAAACTGGTCATCGACATG GTTCTGGCGACAGACATGTCCAAACACATGAGCTTGCTGGCAGACCTCAAGACCATGGTGGAGACCAAGAAGGTGACCAGCTCGGGTGTTCTACTGTTGGACCACTACACGGATCGGATACAG gtgctgAGGAACATGGTGCACTGTGCGGACCTGAGCAACCCCACAAAGCCTCTGGCCGTGTACCGACAGTGGACGGAGAGAATCATGGAGGAGTTCTTCAGGCAAGGAGACAAGGAGAGGGAGCGAGGGATGGAGATCAGCCCcatgtgtgacaaacacaccGCTTCTGTGGAAAAGAGTCAG GTGGGCTTCATCGACTACATCGTCCATCCTCTGTGGGAGACTTGGGGGGACCTGGTGCATCCCGATGCCCAGGACATCCTGGACACCCTGGAGGACAACAGGGACTGGTACCAGAGCACCATCCCGCAGAGCCCGTCACCTCCTCCCGTGGGCCAGGACAAGGAGCTCAACGCCTGCACGGACAAGTTTCAGTTCGAGCTCACCCTCGACGACGGCTCCCGGGCCGAGCAGGAGGACGAGGGCGACGCCGCGGCGTGCCCCAACCACATGGAGCAGGACCACAGCCGAGGCGAGGAGGGCGGCAaggaggatgacgaggaggacgtcctggcggaggaggaggaggaggaggaggaggaggacatcatcgaggaggaggacgaggaagtggccatggaggaggaggagcaggaggaggagcttAAAGGCGAGGAATCGAAAAAGGAGAGACTTTCTGACACGAGTCCtgtagaagaagaggaggattcTTCTTCACAAGCTGAAGATACATGA
- the pde4a gene encoding cAMP-specific 3',5'-cyclic phosphodiesterase 4D isoform X3: MDSQASPGLVLHPSFPQSQRRESFLYRSDSDYDTSPKTMSRNSSINSEGHAEDMIVTPFAQVLASLRTVRSNFTILANVTTPTNKRSPVTSQPTVPQATLSDETYQQMARETLEELDWCLDQLETIQTHRSVSEMASNKFKRMLNRELSHLSEMSRSGNQVSEYISTTFLDKQNEVEIPSPTLREREKPMCHISGVRKLTHSSSLSNSTLPRFGVKTEHEDALARELNDLNKWGLNIFRVAEFSNNRPLSCMMFAIFQERDLLKTFRIPVDTFVTYVMTLEDHYHANVAYHNSLHAADVTQSTHVLLSTPALDAVFTDLEILAALFAAAIHDVDHPGVSNQFLINTNSELALMYNDESVLENHHLAVGFKLLHEDNCDIFQNLSKRQRQSLRKLVIDMVLATDMSKHMSLLADLKTMVETKKVTSSGVLLLDHYTDRIQVLRNMVHCADLSNPTKPLAVYRQWTERIMEEFFRQGDKERERGMEISPMCDKHTASVEKSQVGFIDYIVHPLWETWGDLVHPDAQDILDTLEDNRDWYQSTIPQSPSPPPVGQDKELNACTDKFQFELTLDDGSRAEQEDEGDAAACPNHMEQDHSRGEEGGKEDDEEDVLAEEEEEEEEEDIIEEEDEEVAMEEEEQEEELKGEESKKERLSDTSPVEEEEDSSSQAEDT, translated from the exons ATGGATTCGCAGGCGAGTCCTGGGTTGGTGCTCCACCCTTCGTTCCCCCAGAGCCAGCGCAGGGAGTCCTTCCTGTACCGCTCCGACTCAGACTACGACACGTCCCCCAAGACCATGTCACGTAATTCCTCCATCAACAGTGAGGG GCATGCTGAAGACATGATCGTCACCCCTTTCGCTCAG GTGTTGGCCAGCCTCCGAACTGTAAGAAGCAACTTCACCATCCTCGCCAATGTCACAACCCCCACTAACAA GAGGTCACCCGTGACAAGTCAGCCCACTGTTCCCCAAGCTACCCTCTCTG ATGAGACATACCAGCAGATGGCTCGGGAGACTCTGGAGGAGCTGGACTGGTGTCTGGACCAGCTGGAGACCATCCAGACCCACCGCTCCGTCAGCGAGATGGCCTCCAACAAG TTCAAGAGGATGCTGAACAGAGAGCTGTCCCATTTGTCAGAGATGAGTCGCTCAGGGAACCAGGTGTCAGAATACATCTCCACTACCTTTCTGG ATAAGCAGAACGAGGTGGAGATCCCATCCCCAACCTTGAGGGAGCGGGAGAAGCCCATGTGTCACATCAGCGGCGTGCGGAAGCTCACGCACAGCTCCAGCCTTTCCAACTCCACCTTGCCTCGCTTTGGCGTCAAGACCGAGCACGAGGACGCGTTAGCTAGA GAGCTGAATGACTTGAACAAGTGGGGCCTTAATATATTTCGTGTGGCAGAGTTCTCCAACAACCGTCCGCTGAGCTGCATGATGTTTGCCATCTTCCAG GAGCGAGATCTGCTGAAGACCTTTCGGATCCCGGTAGATACGTTCGTCACCTATGTGATGACGCTGGAGGACCATTACCATGCCAACGTGGCCTACCACAACAGCCTCCACGCTGCAGATGTCACTCAGTCCACACACGTACTGCTGTCCACGCCGGCTCTAGAT GCTGTGTTCACTGATCTAGAGATTTTGGCCGCGTTGTTTGCTGCTGCCATTCATGATGTGGACCATCCAGGAGTGTCCAACCAGTTCCTCATAAATACCA ACTCCGAACTTGCCCTGATGTACAACGACGAGTCGGTCCTGGAGAACCACCACCTGGCTGTGGGCTTCAAGCTGCTTCACGAGGACAACTGCGACATCTTTCAGAACCTCAGCAAGAGGCAGAGACAAAGCCTGAGGAAACTGGTCATCGACATG GTTCTGGCGACAGACATGTCCAAACACATGAGCTTGCTGGCAGACCTCAAGACCATGGTGGAGACCAAGAAGGTGACCAGCTCGGGTGTTCTACTGTTGGACCACTACACGGATCGGATACAG gtgctgAGGAACATGGTGCACTGTGCGGACCTGAGCAACCCCACAAAGCCTCTGGCCGTGTACCGACAGTGGACGGAGAGAATCATGGAGGAGTTCTTCAGGCAAGGAGACAAGGAGAGGGAGCGAGGGATGGAGATCAGCCCcatgtgtgacaaacacaccGCTTCTGTGGAAAAGAGTCAG GTGGGCTTCATCGACTACATCGTCCATCCTCTGTGGGAGACTTGGGGGGACCTGGTGCATCCCGATGCCCAGGACATCCTGGACACCCTGGAGGACAACAGGGACTGGTACCAGAGCACCATCCCGCAGAGCCCGTCACCTCCTCCCGTGGGCCAGGACAAGGAGCTCAACGCCTGCACGGACAAGTTTCAGTTCGAGCTCACCCTCGACGACGGCTCCCGGGCCGAGCAGGAGGACGAGGGCGACGCCGCGGCGTGCCCCAACCACATGGAGCAGGACCACAGCCGAGGCGAGGAGGGCGGCAaggaggatgacgaggaggacgtcctggcggaggaggaggaggaggaggaggaggaggacatcatcgaggaggaggacgaggaagtggccatggaggaggaggagcaggaggaggagcttAAAGGCGAGGAATCGAAAAAGGAGAGACTTTCTGACACGAGTCCtgtagaagaagaggaggattcTTCTTCACAAGCTGAAGATACATGA